Proteins co-encoded in one Kutzneria chonburiensis genomic window:
- a CDS encoding HelD family protein yields MSAEQELLSEREYLDHAHVCLRQSRRQLRELAERARKRPGDELMVEWLEWRADQLRDANESPLFFGRIDGPEPKPCYIGRRYVSDERDEPVVIDWRTGMAARFYRASAADRMEVTRRRRFGFDGVTLTSFDDEPLTEDTGLSRLVIAEIERTHYGPMRDIVATIQPDQDEIVRTELASTLIVQGGPGTGKTAVGLHRAAYLLYEHSRLRREGVLVVGPNDTFVRYISRVLPTLGESQVVHSSVDGLVADRRKTVAEEPELAVLKGDARMAEVLRRAVWSGLRLPDEDVVVRETSPYVRIPPYAVTELCSDLVDRQVPLARAREHLLERAVSYVRRNLEERGHALTDSEARRLLRAKSLRDLVNGVWPNVTATQMLFTLLTDADALHRAADGVLTDEEQESLLWPAEPVSVGRAKWSPADRFLIDEIAGLMNPPDRYGHVVIDEAQDLSPIQLRAIMRRCAGSATLLGDMAQRTTPWAAGSWETVAGHLGVPTDLVRLTTSFRVPREIIEVANALLPVIADDLPPTVSGRHVPGALATVACDDVLIELVDVLRAAEHHPDSVGVVLDDARFTSVAKQLAKAGIEAGLPHEDGADHKLSLVPVGLAKGLEFDHVVVLEPAEIAAAGATGLRLLYIALTRAISRLTVLHAQPLPHPLATM; encoded by the coding sequence GTGAGCGCCGAACAGGAACTACTGTCCGAACGAGAGTATCTGGACCACGCGCACGTCTGTCTGCGGCAGAGCCGCCGGCAGCTGCGTGAGCTGGCCGAACGGGCGCGCAAGCGTCCCGGCGACGAGCTGATGGTGGAGTGGCTGGAATGGCGGGCCGACCAGCTGCGTGACGCCAACGAGTCGCCGCTGTTCTTCGGCCGTATCGACGGGCCGGAGCCGAAGCCGTGCTACATCGGCCGGCGCTACGTCAGCGACGAGCGCGACGAGCCGGTGGTGATCGACTGGCGTACCGGCATGGCCGCCCGGTTCTACCGGGCCAGCGCGGCCGACCGGATGGAGGTGACGCGCCGGCGCCGGTTCGGCTTCGACGGCGTCACCCTGACCAGCTTCGACGACGAGCCGCTGACCGAGGACACCGGCCTGAGCCGGCTGGTCATCGCCGAGATCGAACGCACCCACTACGGCCCGATGCGTGACATCGTGGCCACCATCCAGCCCGACCAGGACGAGATCGTCCGCACCGAGCTGGCCAGCACGCTGATCGTGCAGGGCGGGCCGGGCACCGGCAAGACGGCCGTCGGCCTGCACCGGGCGGCGTATCTGCTGTACGAGCACAGCCGGCTGCGCCGCGAGGGCGTGCTGGTGGTCGGCCCGAACGACACCTTCGTCCGCTACATCTCCCGCGTGCTGCCGACCCTGGGCGAGAGCCAGGTGGTGCACAGCTCGGTCGACGGTCTGGTGGCCGACCGCAGGAAAACCGTCGCCGAGGAGCCGGAACTTGCCGTGCTGAAAGGCGATGCGCGGATGGCGGAGGTGCTGCGCCGGGCGGTCTGGTCGGGGTTGCGGCTGCCGGACGAGGACGTCGTGGTCCGCGAGACCAGCCCGTACGTACGGATCCCACCCTACGCCGTAACCGAGCTGTGCTCGGATCTGGTCGACCGTCAGGTGCCGTTGGCCCGAGCCCGCGAGCACCTGCTGGAACGGGCGGTCAGCTACGTCCGCCGCAACCTCGAAGAACGCGGCCATGCCCTGACCGACAGCGAGGCGCGCCGGCTGCTGCGGGCGAAGTCGTTGCGGGACTTGGTCAACGGCGTGTGGCCGAACGTCACGGCGACCCAGATGCTGTTCACGCTGCTGACCGACGCCGACGCCCTGCACCGGGCGGCCGACGGCGTGCTGACCGATGAGGAGCAGGAATCCCTGCTGTGGCCGGCAGAACCGGTGTCGGTGGGCCGGGCGAAGTGGTCACCGGCCGACCGGTTCCTGATCGACGAGATCGCCGGTCTGATGAACCCGCCGGACCGCTACGGCCATGTGGTGATCGACGAGGCCCAGGACCTGTCGCCGATCCAGCTGCGCGCGATCATGCGGCGCTGCGCCGGCTCCGCGACCCTGTTGGGCGACATGGCCCAACGGACGACGCCGTGGGCCGCCGGCAGCTGGGAGACGGTGGCCGGGCACCTGGGCGTGCCGACCGATCTGGTCCGGCTGACCACCAGTTTCCGGGTGCCGCGGGAGATCATCGAGGTGGCCAACGCCCTGCTGCCGGTGATCGCCGACGACCTGCCGCCGACCGTCTCCGGCCGGCACGTGCCTGGCGCGTTGGCCACCGTGGCCTGCGATGACGTGCTCATCGAACTGGTGGACGTGCTGCGCGCCGCCGAGCACCATCCCGACAGCGTCGGGGTCGTGCTCGACGACGCGCGTTTCACGAGCGTGGCCAAGCAGCTGGCCAAGGCCGGCATCGAAGCCGGGCTGCCGCACGAGGACGGGGCCGATCACAAGCTGTCCCTGGTGCCGGTCGGGCTGGCCAAGGGCCTAGAGTTCGACCACGTCGTCGTGCTGGAGCCGGCGGAGATCGCCGCGGCCGGCGCGACCGGCCTGCGACTGCTCTACATCGCGCTGACGCGGGCGATCTCCCGGCTCACCGTGCTGCACGCGCAGCCGCTACCTCACCCGTTGGCCACGATGTAG
- a CDS encoding TetR/AcrR family transcriptional regulator yields the protein MPRHSVRDVIVETALGEFHRTGFAACSVDTITRAAGVPKGSFYNHFKSKEDLAVEVVAKYTAEAEWNDVTDPTLTPLERLRAQFRVMGDVLVGNGYTRGCMIGNMGEELADHSEPMREQVRASLGGWAAGIADTLRAARADGEISTDADPDLLGRFILDAWEGALLRSKVVKNDQPVDDFFAMVFGQLLRRG from the coding sequence ATGCCTCGTCACAGCGTCCGGGACGTGATCGTCGAGACCGCGCTCGGCGAGTTCCACCGCACCGGCTTCGCCGCCTGCTCGGTGGACACCATCACGCGGGCCGCGGGCGTGCCCAAGGGCTCGTTCTACAACCATTTCAAGAGCAAGGAAGACCTGGCCGTCGAGGTGGTGGCCAAGTACACCGCCGAGGCCGAGTGGAACGACGTCACCGATCCGACGTTGACGCCGCTGGAGAGGCTGCGGGCCCAGTTCCGGGTGATGGGCGACGTGCTCGTGGGCAACGGCTACACCCGCGGCTGCATGATCGGCAACATGGGCGAGGAGCTGGCCGACCACAGCGAGCCGATGCGAGAGCAGGTGCGAGCAAGCCTCGGCGGCTGGGCCGCGGGCATCGCCGACACGCTGCGCGCCGCGCGCGCGGACGGCGAGATCAGCACCGACGCCGATCCGGACCTGCTCGGCCGGTTCATTCTCGACGCCTGGGAAGGCGCGCTGCTGCGGTCCAAAGTGGTCAAGAACGACCAGCCGGTCGACGACTTCTTCGCGATGGTGTTCGGGCAACTTCTGCGCCGAGGGTAA
- a CDS encoding MalY/PatB family protein: MTELLPDEPLHRLRERRSAKWQRYGPDVLPLTIAEMDFALADVVKDTLADAVERSDTGYVMPGVLDEAVAGFAERRWGWRLDPTAVTMTLDVNAGVVELLRLVAKPGDRVVVNTPVYPPFFDWLREAGTVLHEVPLQDGRLDRPAMERAFASRPAAFLLCNPQNPVGRVHTPDELRFVVDLATRHGVPVISDEIHGPLVLPGATFTPLLSLPGAAEIGVTVMSASKAFNLAALKCAMIVTGSPRMRDLVAALPPDTAWRAGHFGALATAAAYAHGDEWLDRLLLTLDDRRSRLAKLIRDRLPSIGWRPPEATYLAWLDCRSLGSGDEPRDLFFDAGVALEPGTRFGEDSGYLRLNFGTSVEVLELAVDRMARAL; the protein is encoded by the coding sequence ATGACGGAGCTGCTCCCCGACGAACCGCTGCACCGGCTGCGCGAGCGGCGCAGTGCCAAGTGGCAGCGGTACGGGCCGGACGTGCTGCCGCTGACCATCGCCGAGATGGACTTCGCGCTGGCCGACGTGGTCAAGGACACCCTGGCCGACGCGGTCGAGCGCTCCGACACCGGCTACGTGATGCCCGGCGTCCTCGACGAGGCGGTGGCCGGCTTCGCCGAGCGGCGCTGGGGCTGGCGGCTCGACCCCACCGCCGTGACCATGACGCTCGACGTGAACGCCGGCGTCGTCGAGCTGCTGCGGCTGGTCGCGAAGCCGGGGGACCGGGTCGTCGTGAACACGCCCGTCTACCCGCCGTTCTTCGACTGGCTTCGGGAGGCCGGCACCGTGCTGCACGAGGTGCCGCTCCAGGACGGCCGGCTCGACCGGCCGGCGATGGAGCGGGCGTTCGCCAGCCGGCCGGCCGCCTTCCTGCTGTGCAACCCGCAGAACCCGGTCGGTCGCGTCCACACGCCCGACGAGCTGCGGTTCGTCGTGGATCTGGCCACCCGGCACGGCGTGCCGGTGATCAGCGACGAGATCCACGGCCCACTGGTCCTGCCCGGCGCGACCTTCACGCCGTTGCTCAGCCTGCCCGGTGCGGCCGAGATCGGCGTGACGGTGATGTCGGCCAGCAAGGCGTTCAACCTCGCGGCGCTGAAGTGCGCGATGATCGTCACCGGTTCGCCGCGGATGCGCGATCTGGTGGCGGCGCTGCCGCCCGACACGGCATGGCGTGCCGGCCACTTCGGCGCGCTGGCCACCGCGGCGGCCTACGCCCACGGCGATGAGTGGCTCGACCGGCTGCTGCTCACCTTGGACGACCGCCGCTCACGCCTGGCCAAGCTGATCCGTGACCGGCTGCCGTCGATCGGTTGGCGGCCGCCGGAGGCGACGTACCTGGCGTGGCTGGATTGCCGCAGCTTGGGCAGCGGTGACGAGCCCCGCGACCTTTTCTTCGACGCCGGGGTGGCGCTGGAGCCGGGCACGCGGTTCGGTGAGGACAGCGGCTACCTGCGGCTGAACTTCGGCACCAGCGTCGAGGTCCTGGAATTGGCCGTCGACAGGATGGCTCGTGCTCTCTGA
- a CDS encoding RNA polymerase sigma factor, whose translation MLSDVELVRAARDGDVGAVGLLLTRHEAGMKAVALSILGFGPDAEDAVQDASLAALRRIGDLRDAASVGPWLRMIVRNACRLRLRSVRTVVPVAEPPAPVDLLSPDRVLDSHASRDWIWHAVNELSPSLRQAVLLRYFTDVNSYEQIATILELPVGTVRSRLNQARGKLAEALKATADHAHVDAGAVNAASAREAVETLEVAERGEFPALVADRWLPETEFVAGNGLIRGGREMLTYGMHKDLSEGVHQRFVQAVSSRDVTIWTMDLLSPPDDPEHCPPGVVWVMTRRAGRFAKIRLFHPA comes from the coding sequence GTGCTCTCTGACGTGGAACTGGTGCGGGCCGCGCGTGACGGCGACGTCGGCGCGGTCGGCCTGCTGCTGACCAGGCACGAAGCCGGTATGAAGGCCGTCGCGCTGAGCATTCTCGGGTTCGGGCCGGACGCCGAGGACGCCGTTCAGGACGCCTCGCTGGCCGCCCTGCGCCGGATCGGCGACCTGCGGGACGCCGCGTCGGTCGGGCCGTGGCTGCGGATGATCGTCCGCAACGCGTGCCGGCTGCGGCTGCGTTCCGTGCGTACGGTCGTGCCGGTGGCCGAGCCGCCGGCGCCCGTCGACCTGCTGTCGCCGGACCGTGTGCTGGACAGCCACGCCTCTCGGGACTGGATCTGGCACGCGGTGAACGAACTCTCGCCGTCGTTGCGGCAGGCGGTGCTGCTCCGGTACTTCACCGACGTCAATTCGTACGAGCAGATCGCGACGATCCTGGAGCTGCCGGTCGGCACCGTGCGCAGCCGGCTCAACCAGGCCCGCGGCAAGCTGGCCGAGGCGCTCAAGGCCACCGCCGACCACGCCCATGTCGATGCCGGCGCGGTCAACGCCGCCTCGGCCCGTGAAGCCGTCGAGACGCTCGAAGTGGCCGAGCGCGGGGAGTTCCCGGCGCTGGTCGCCGACCGCTGGCTGCCCGAGACCGAGTTCGTCGCCGGCAACGGCTTGATCCGCGGCGGCCGCGAGATGCTCACGTACGGGATGCACAAGGACCTGTCCGAGGGCGTGCACCAGCGGTTCGTGCAGGCCGTGTCGAGCCGGGACGTGACCATCTGGACCATGGACCTGCTCAGCCCGCCCGACGACCCCGAGCACTGCCCGCCCGGCGTGGTCTGGGTGATGACCCGGCGTGCCGGCCGGTTCGCCAAGATCCGGCTGTTCCATCCGGCGTGA
- a CDS encoding alpha/beta fold hydrolase has product MTITTHSVFLDGIEQRYHVAGTGPVCVAHSGGPGISWDSVRMRPLEEHLTMVYVEPIGTGDSGRLPNDADYTLDNYVRYLHAVIQDLNCGPVALLGHSHGGFVALKYALAHPVDALVLYDTSPVTGAEFFADAVANIQHAGAEVLAAFTSQHAEMTDDELTGVLRTILPAYFAEWRLEFEPFRAATRIWSAPSRGQDGPYDVRDRLGEITVPALVLVGDRDVICGPRWAQQLHQGLPSSRLRVIEHCGHIAHVERPEVFYAEVLKFLA; this is encoded by the coding sequence ATGACCATCACCACGCACAGCGTTTTCCTGGACGGCATCGAGCAGCGCTACCACGTGGCCGGCACCGGGCCGGTCTGCGTCGCCCATTCCGGCGGGCCCGGCATCAGCTGGGACTCCGTGCGGATGCGGCCGCTCGAGGAGCACCTGACCATGGTGTACGTCGAGCCCATCGGCACCGGCGACTCCGGTCGGCTGCCGAATGACGCCGACTACACGCTGGACAACTACGTCCGATACCTGCACGCCGTCATCCAGGACCTCAACTGCGGCCCCGTCGCGCTGCTCGGCCATTCGCATGGCGGTTTCGTCGCCTTGAAGTACGCGTTGGCGCACCCGGTCGACGCACTCGTGCTGTACGACACCTCGCCCGTCACCGGGGCCGAGTTCTTCGCCGACGCCGTGGCCAACATCCAGCACGCCGGCGCCGAGGTCCTGGCCGCGTTCACCTCGCAGCACGCCGAGATGACCGACGACGAGCTGACCGGCGTGCTGCGCACGATCCTGCCCGCCTACTTCGCCGAGTGGCGCCTCGAGTTCGAGCCTTTCCGGGCGGCGACCCGGATCTGGAGCGCACCCTCCCGTGGTCAGGACGGGCCGTACGACGTGCGCGACCGGTTGGGTGAGATCACCGTGCCGGCGCTCGTGCTCGTCGGCGACCGTGACGTCATCTGCGGGCCTCGGTGGGCTCAGCAGTTGCACCAGGGGTTGCCGTCCTCGCGGTTGCGGGTGATCGAGCATTGTGGGCACATCGCGCACGTCGAACGGCCCGAGGTGTTCTACGCCGAAGTGCTCAAGTTCCTGGCGTGA
- a CDS encoding HNH endonuclease signature motif containing protein, producing MEEDWGKSVEDEAWKYGEGELWEVGGEIEERRRRDYARQVGVVAELWSRTPGAKDDRRAMVTDLMRRWKLTRGQGRELLRHAELFRSRQIREAAGAGVLSRLHLNVIGKTLDEAPEVDRDKVEAVLLENAVEFDGARLKTIGLRILQLLDQDGKAPDDRELARPERELSVETRRDGSVVIRGRIDAEAGAGLEALLSPLAKPTSGRDSRTLVERQGDALVEIIGMAAASEDLPVEGGERPHLALTMSMAEFEQRKATARIEGGGVLNVHSVRRIGCDSKVMRVILGARSEVLDVGRARRTIPGPIRKALIQRDKGCAFPGCDRRPRQCHGHHAVHWADGGVTALDNLVLLCGEHHRVVHHGNWGVRIEDNVPVFDDLLAEAG from the coding sequence ATGGAAGAGGACTGGGGGAAGTCTGTGGAAGACGAAGCGTGGAAGTATGGGGAGGGGGAGTTGTGGGAGGTGGGTGGGGAGATTGAAGAGCGGCGTAGGAGGGATTATGCGCGGCAGGTGGGGGTGGTGGCGGAGTTGTGGTCGCGGACGCCGGGGGCGAAGGACGATCGCCGGGCGATGGTGACGGATCTGATGCGGCGGTGGAAGCTCACGCGGGGGCAGGGGCGGGAGCTGTTGCGGCATGCGGAGTTGTTTCGTAGCAGGCAGATCAGGGAAGCGGCGGGGGCGGGGGTGCTGAGCCGGCTGCATCTGAACGTGATCGGGAAGACTCTGGATGAGGCGCCGGAGGTCGATCGGGACAAGGTTGAGGCGGTGTTGTTGGAGAACGCGGTGGAGTTTGACGGGGCGCGGTTGAAGACGATCGGGCTGCGCATCCTGCAGTTGTTGGATCAGGACGGGAAAGCGCCGGATGATCGGGAGTTGGCGCGGCCTGAGCGGGAGTTGTCTGTGGAGACGCGTAGGGATGGGTCGGTGGTGATCAGGGGGCGGATTGACGCGGAGGCGGGGGCGGGGTTGGAGGCGTTGCTGAGTCCGTTGGCGAAGCCGACGTCGGGCAGAGACTCGCGTACGTTGGTGGAGCGGCAGGGGGATGCGTTGGTGGAGATCATCGGGATGGCGGCGGCGAGTGAGGATCTGCCGGTGGAGGGTGGGGAGCGGCCGCATCTGGCGTTGACGATGTCGATGGCGGAGTTCGAGCAGCGGAAGGCGACCGCGCGGATTGAGGGTGGGGGTGTGCTGAATGTGCATTCGGTGCGCCGGATTGGGTGTGACAGCAAGGTGATGCGGGTGATCTTGGGGGCGAGGTCGGAGGTGCTGGATGTGGGGCGGGCTCGGCGGACGATCCCGGGGCCGATCAGGAAGGCGTTGATACAGCGGGACAAGGGGTGTGCGTTTCCGGGGTGTGATCGCCGGCCGCGTCAGTGTCACGGGCATCATGCGGTGCACTGGGCTGATGGTGGGGTGACCGCGTTGGACAATCTGGTGTTGCTGTGTGGTGAGCATCATCGGGTGGTGCATCACGGGAACTGGGGAGTACGGATCGAGGACAACGTGCCGGTGTTCGACGACCTGTTGGCGGAAGCGGGCTAA
- the ligD gene encoding non-homologous end-joining DNA ligase → MIVEGVEITHPEKVFFGGIGATKLDLVRYYQAVAAPFLSTVRGRPLLLERYPEGAGGKSFFQKRVPKSAPPWLQTTVVSTPNGTTSDALVAADLAHVLWAVNMGCLGFHVWPFHAANPSVADELRIDLDPSPGIGFPQIQEAAFLVRDFLVSCGITSFVKTTGSRGLHIYVRLAERWDGYQVRAAAVALARELERRHPALITAQWWKEERDTRVFVDFNQNAPHKTVFGAWCARPRIGGQVSTPISWDHLSTVDPDALTIQTVPDFVASHGDAWSAMNASPQSLEPLLERSERDMAAGLMDAPWPPVYPKMPNEPPRVAPSRARRSEA, encoded by the coding sequence ATGATCGTCGAGGGCGTGGAGATCACCCATCCGGAGAAGGTGTTCTTCGGCGGGATCGGGGCGACCAAGCTCGACCTGGTGCGGTACTACCAGGCCGTGGCCGCCCCGTTCCTGTCCACCGTCCGGGGCCGGCCGTTGTTGTTGGAGCGCTATCCGGAGGGCGCCGGCGGCAAGTCGTTCTTCCAGAAGCGTGTTCCCAAGTCCGCCCCGCCGTGGCTGCAAACCACCGTCGTCTCCACCCCGAACGGCACCACCAGCGACGCCTTGGTCGCCGCCGATCTGGCGCATGTCTTGTGGGCCGTCAACATGGGTTGTCTCGGCTTTCACGTGTGGCCGTTCCATGCCGCGAACCCTTCGGTCGCCGATGAGCTCCGCATCGACCTGGATCCTTCTCCCGGCATCGGTTTCCCCCAGATCCAGGAGGCCGCTTTCCTGGTGCGGGATTTCCTCGTTTCGTGCGGCATCACGTCTTTCGTGAAGACCACCGGCTCCCGCGGTCTACACATCTACGTCCGCTTGGCCGAGCGTTGGGACGGCTACCAGGTCCGCGCCGCCGCCGTCGCCCTCGCCCGCGAGCTCGAACGCCGCCACCCCGCTCTCATCACCGCCCAGTGGTGGAAGGAGGAGCGTGACACCCGCGTTTTCGTCGACTTCAACCAGAACGCCCCGCACAAGACCGTTTTCGGCGCGTGGTGCGCCCGTCCCCGCATCGGCGGCCAGGTTTCCACCCCGATCAGTTGGGACCACCTGTCCACTGTGGACCCCGACGCCTTGACCATCCAGACCGTTCCGGACTTCGTCGCCTCCCACGGCGACGCGTGGTCCGCGATGAACGCTTCTCCCCAGTCTTTGGAGCCTTTGCTGGAACGTTCGGAGCGCGACATGGCCGCCGGTCTCATGGACGCCCCGTGGCCGCCCGTCTATCCCAAGATGCCCAACGAGCCCCCTCGCGTAGCCCCCAGCCGCGCCCGCCGCTCCGAGGCTTAG
- a CDS encoding ATP-dependent DNA ligase, with protein MDLPVMPPVRPMLAKAVHEVPTADGLLFEPKWDGFRCIVFRDGDEVELGSRNDRPLTRYFPELVDLLLEVLPPRCVVDGEIVVVTGDGLDFDTLQNRLHPAASRVRKLAVETPASFVAFDLLALGSENLMDEPFTRRRELLESVIGGDLARIHITPLTRDPAVAQDWFTRFEGAGFDGVMAKPGDLPYEQDKRVMWKVKHERTADCVVAGFRWHKDGNGVGSLLLGLYDDEGTLHHVGVASSMTAARRKELVDELAPLRVGALETHPWRDWAVAQAEAGGRMPGGQSRWSAGKDLSWEPLRTELVAEVRYEHVMAGRFRHGGRLVRFRPDRTPASCTYSQLDQVAPAELKALFGA; from the coding sequence GTGGACCTTCCAGTGATGCCCCCGGTGCGGCCGATGCTCGCCAAGGCCGTGCATGAAGTGCCGACCGCGGACGGGTTGCTGTTCGAGCCCAAGTGGGACGGCTTCCGCTGCATCGTGTTCCGGGACGGCGACGAGGTGGAGCTCGGCTCCCGCAACGACCGGCCGCTGACCCGCTACTTCCCCGAGCTGGTCGACCTGCTGCTCGAGGTGCTGCCGCCACGCTGCGTGGTCGACGGCGAGATCGTCGTGGTCACCGGCGACGGCCTGGATTTCGACACCTTGCAGAACCGGCTGCATCCCGCCGCGTCGCGCGTGCGCAAGCTGGCCGTGGAGACGCCCGCCAGCTTCGTCGCCTTCGACCTGCTCGCGTTGGGCTCCGAGAACCTGATGGACGAGCCGTTCACGCGGCGGCGCGAGTTGTTGGAGAGCGTGATCGGCGGTGATCTGGCCCGTATCCACATCACGCCGTTGACCCGTGACCCCGCGGTCGCCCAGGACTGGTTCACGCGGTTCGAGGGCGCCGGTTTCGACGGCGTGATGGCCAAGCCCGGCGATCTGCCGTACGAGCAGGACAAGCGGGTGATGTGGAAGGTCAAGCACGAGCGGACCGCCGACTGCGTGGTGGCCGGTTTCCGTTGGCACAAGGACGGCAACGGCGTGGGGTCGCTGCTGCTCGGGCTGTACGACGACGAGGGCACTCTGCACCATGTCGGCGTGGCCAGCAGCATGACCGCCGCGCGCCGCAAGGAGCTCGTCGATGAGCTCGCCCCGTTGCGTGTTGGCGCTTTGGAGACGCACCCGTGGCGGGATTGGGCGGTTGCCCAGGCCGAGGCCGGCGGGCGGATGCCCGGTGGGCAGAGCCGGTGGAGCGCCGGCAAGGATCTGAGTTGGGAGCCGCTGCGGACCGAGTTGGTCGCCGAGGTGCGGTACGAGCACGTGATGGCCGGCCGTTTCCGCCATGGCGGCCGTCTCGTCCGGTTCCGCCCTGATCGCACGCCCGCGTCGTGCACCTATTCGCAGTTGGACCAGGTCGCCCCGGCCGAGTTGAAGGCGCTGTTCGGGGCATGA
- a CDS encoding glycoside hydrolase family 28 protein, whose amino-acid sequence MDRVSRRRIVTLGAAGAAGMALPLAGTAAAEPARPAGKLFDVTEFGARGDGVTIDTVAINRAIDAAARNGGTVFFPAGTYASYSVHLKSNVALYLAHNATLLAAAPAGGKGYDPAEQPGAGNNYQDFGHSHWHNSLIWGENLVNVTIGGPGTIDGKGLVSGGNAESQPLQGNKSIALKLCRNVVIRDVTMVNGGHFCILPTGVDNFRIDNVVIDTNRDGIDVDCCKNVRISNTTVNSPADDAIVLKASYALGYARDTENVTIDNCFVSGYDLGTLVDGTYKTANFGRTGRIKCGTESNGGFKNIAISNVVFEHCRGLAFETVDGGALEDITVSNITMREVQMPIFFRLGSRMRGPAGVPVGTLRRVSIANLIAHNSDPRYPSAIAGIPGHRIEDVRISNVRHHMVGGLTMSGIPENPPENENAYPEPSMFGPLPAFGFFLRHVDGVTLDNVEVRYEQQDLRPAFALRDVVDADFHHVKADKAAGTPTFVLDDVSDFRVTTSRPVADTQLDQSGHAEL is encoded by the coding sequence ATGGACCGGGTGAGTCGTCGTCGCATCGTCACGCTGGGGGCCGCGGGCGCGGCCGGGATGGCCCTGCCGCTGGCCGGCACCGCCGCCGCGGAGCCGGCCCGACCGGCCGGGAAACTGTTCGACGTCACGGAGTTCGGCGCCCGTGGCGACGGCGTCACGATCGACACCGTGGCGATCAACCGTGCCATCGACGCGGCCGCCCGCAACGGCGGCACGGTGTTCTTCCCGGCCGGCACCTACGCCAGCTACTCCGTGCACCTCAAGAGCAACGTGGCGCTCTACCTGGCCCACAACGCGACCCTGCTGGCCGCCGCGCCGGCCGGCGGCAAGGGCTACGACCCGGCCGAGCAGCCCGGCGCCGGCAACAACTACCAGGACTTCGGGCACAGCCACTGGCACAACAGCCTGATCTGGGGCGAGAACCTGGTCAACGTGACCATCGGCGGGCCCGGCACGATCGACGGCAAGGGCCTGGTCAGCGGCGGCAACGCCGAGTCGCAGCCGTTGCAGGGCAACAAAAGCATCGCGCTCAAGCTGTGCCGCAACGTGGTGATCAGGGACGTCACCATGGTCAACGGAGGGCATTTCTGCATCCTGCCGACCGGCGTGGACAACTTCCGCATCGACAACGTCGTGATCGACACCAACCGTGACGGCATCGACGTCGACTGCTGCAAGAACGTCCGCATCTCCAACACCACCGTCAACTCGCCGGCCGACGACGCCATCGTGCTCAAGGCGTCGTACGCGCTGGGCTACGCCCGTGACACCGAGAACGTCACGATCGACAACTGTTTCGTCAGCGGCTACGACCTGGGCACACTGGTCGACGGCACGTACAAGACGGCCAACTTCGGCCGCACCGGCCGGATCAAGTGCGGCACCGAATCCAACGGCGGCTTCAAGAACATCGCCATCTCCAACGTTGTGTTCGAGCACTGCCGCGGGCTGGCCTTCGAGACTGTGGACGGCGGCGCGCTGGAGGACATCACGGTCAGCAACATCACCATGCGCGAGGTGCAGATGCCGATCTTCTTCCGGCTCGGCTCGCGCATGCGGGGCCCGGCCGGCGTGCCCGTCGGCACGCTGCGCCGGGTCAGCATCGCCAACCTGATCGCGCACAACTCCGACCCGCGCTACCCGTCGGCCATCGCCGGCATTCCCGGTCACCGGATCGAGGACGTGCGGATCAGCAACGTGCGCCACCACATGGTCGGCGGGCTGACCATGAGCGGCATTCCGGAGAACCCGCCCGAGAACGAGAACGCCTATCCGGAGCCGAGCATGTTCGGCCCGCTGCCGGCGTTCGGCTTCTTCCTCCGGCACGTCGACGGCGTCACCCTGGACAATGTCGAGGTCCGCTACGAGCAGCAGGACCTGCGGCCCGCGTTCGCGCTGCGCGACGTGGTCGACGCCGACTTCCACCACGTCAAGGCGGACAAGGCCGCCGGCACGCCGACCTTCGTGCTGGACGACGTGTCCGACTTCCGGGTGACGACCAGCCGGCCGGTGGCGGACACGCAGCTGGACCAGTCCGGTCACGCAGAGCTCTGA